In Phocoena phocoena chromosome 11, mPhoPho1.1, whole genome shotgun sequence, one DNA window encodes the following:
- the ERP27 gene encoding endoplasmic reticulum resident protein 27: MGAMPFRHLYLLCLFTCKLSPEVAAEVQESSDGPSAREPVWLTDVQAAMEFVAAAEVTVIGFFQDLEVPAVSLFHSVVKNFQDVSFGISTASEVLAHYSVTGNTISLFRLVDNKQLDLKSEDIESMDATKLSHFIQRNNLHLVTEYNPMTVIGLFNSMTSIHLLLMMNKASPEHEESLHRYREAAKLFQGKRETHESEEKMSKMEL, translated from the exons ATGGGGGCCATGCCGTTCAGACACCTGTATCTGTTATGTCTCTTCACGTGCAAACTATCCCCGGAAGTTGCTGCAGAAGTTCAGGAATCCTCag ATGGTCCCAGTGCCCGGGAACCTGTCTGGCTCACAGATGTCCAGGCTGCCATGGAATTCGTCGCTGCTGCCGAGGTGACTGTCATAGGCTTCTTCCAG GATTTAGAAGTACCAGCAGTGTCCCTATTCCACAGTGTGGTGAAAAATTTCCAAGATGTGTCATTTGGAATCAGCACTGCCTCCGAGGTTCTGGCCCACTACAGTGTTACTGGGAACACCATTTCCCTCTTTCGTCTG GTGGATAACAAACAGCTGGATTTAAAGAGTGAAGACATTGAAAGCATGGATGCTACCAAGTTAAGCCATTTCATTCAGAGGAACAACCTCCACTTGGTGACAGAGTATAACCCTATG ACTGTAATTGGCCTATTTAATAGTATGACTTCAATTCATCTTCTACTGATGATGAACAAGGCCTCCCCAGAGCATGAAGAAAGCTTGCACAGATACCGGGAAGCAGCTAAGCTCTTCCAGGGGAAG